One stretch of Thalassovita sp. DNA includes these proteins:
- a CDS encoding transposase — MGAICEFLASVPRRADGKRSWPPELKARIVAETLLEGETVKAVAKRYELIPSTVSDWRRMARQGKLVLPNLDGMDFVPVEMETPAPVASPLPTASTSTLDVIQGDVTIRLDAATPAARVVEIARALAT; from the coding sequence ATGGGAGCTATATGTGAGTTTCTGGCAAGTGTGCCGCGTCGGGCGGATGGCAAGCGGAGTTGGCCACCGGAGTTGAAGGCTCGGATTGTGGCGGAGACGTTGCTCGAAGGCGAGACGGTCAAGGCGGTTGCGAAGCGGTATGAGCTGATCCCCAGCACAGTGTCTGATTGGCGGCGGATGGCGCGGCAGGGCAAGTTGGTTCTGCCCAATTTGGACGGCATGGACTTCGTTCCTGTTGAGATGGAGACGCCTGCGCCCGTGGCTTCGCCCCTACCAACAGCATCAACCAGCACGCTTGATGTGATCCAAGGCGATGTCACCATTCGTTTGGACGCCGCGACACCAGCGGCGCGGGTCGTTGAGATCGCACGGGCTTTGGCTACGTGA
- a CDS encoding Lrp/AsnC family transcriptional regulator yields the protein MDSKDRQILRALQRDGRMTNLELAEQVNLSPSPCLRRVRNLEKAGVLKGYSADVDAEAYGLALTAFVRITLEKHNEDTVKTFERRVIALDEVQECHMLTGPTDYLLRVVVAGLAAYEDFIRTRIHPIGGIGSIDTSFVYGTVKKSGVYPMLD from the coding sequence ATGGACAGCAAAGACCGCCAAATCCTGCGTGCCCTGCAGCGCGACGGACGTATGACCAACCTGGAACTGGCCGAACAGGTGAACCTGTCGCCCAGCCCTTGCCTGCGCCGCGTGCGCAATCTGGAAAAAGCCGGTGTTCTCAAAGGCTACAGCGCCGATGTGGATGCCGAAGCATACGGTCTGGCGCTGACTGCTTTTGTCCGCATCACGCTGGAAAAGCACAATGAAGATACGGTAAAGACCTTTGAACGCCGGGTGATCGCGCTGGATGAGGTGCAGGAATGCCATATGCTGACTGGTCCCACTGACTACCTGCTGCGGGTCGTGGTCGCGGGGCTGGCAGCCTATGAGGATTTCATCCGCACCCGCATCCATCCCATCGGCGGCATCGGGTCCATCGACACCAGCTTTGTCTATGGCACCGTCAAGAAAAGCGGCGTTTACCCGATGCTGGACTAG
- a CDS encoding methionine gamma-lyase: MNNSNPGFATRAIHHAYDPQDNEGALTPPLHLTSTFAFETAEAGGEMFAGDRAGHIYSRISNPTCDLLEKRIATLEGAEAGLALASGMGAITAALWTLLSPGDEVIVDKTLYGCTFAFMQHGLTKFGVTITHCDLTDPDNLVDAISDKTRVVYFETPANPNMRLVDIEAVATIAHEQGATVIVDNTYATPYLTRPIEKGADLVLHSATKYLGGHGDVVAGLMVGSAELIQEVRLVGMKDMTGAVMSPFNAMLILRGLKTLALRMDRHCSNADVVADWLEAQPEVQKVYFPGLESYEQHDLAKRQMDQPGAMIAFELAGGLEAGRSMMNRLEMIQRAVSLGDAETLIQHPASMTHSTYTPEERAEHHISDGLIRLSVGLEEVADILADLDQALPRGTEALAAE; this comes from the coding sequence ATGAACAATTCAAATCCCGGTTTCGCAACACGCGCCATTCACCACGCCTATGATCCGCAGGACAACGAAGGCGCTCTGACGCCGCCGTTGCACCTGACCTCAACCTTTGCGTTTGAAACGGCCGAGGCCGGTGGTGAGATGTTTGCCGGCGACCGTGCCGGCCACATCTACAGCCGAATTTCCAACCCGACCTGCGATCTGTTGGAAAAACGCATCGCCACGCTGGAAGGGGCGGAGGCCGGTCTGGCGCTGGCGTCGGGCATGGGGGCAATCACCGCCGCGCTTTGGACGTTGCTCAGCCCCGGTGATGAGGTCATCGTCGACAAGACGCTCTATGGCTGCACCTTTGCCTTCATGCAGCACGGGCTGACCAAGTTTGGCGTCACCATCACCCATTGTGACCTGACCGATCCCGACAATCTGGTTGACGCGATCAGCGACAAAACCCGCGTGGTCTATTTTGAGACCCCGGCAAACCCCAATATGCGTCTGGTGGACATCGAAGCCGTTGCCACCATTGCCCATGAGCAGGGTGCAACCGTGATTGTCGACAACACCTATGCCACCCCCTACCTGACCCGCCCGATCGAAAAAGGTGCAGATCTGGTGCTGCACTCGGCCACCAAATACCTGGGTGGGCATGGCGACGTAGTGGCCGGCCTGATGGTCGGCTCGGCCGAGCTGATCCAGGAGGTGCGCCTGGTCGGCATGAAGGATATGACCGGCGCGGTGATGTCGCCGTTCAACGCCATGTTGATCCTGCGCGGGCTGAAAACGCTGGCACTGCGGATGGACCGCCATTGCAGCAACGCCGATGTGGTGGCCGATTGGCTGGAAGCGCAGCCTGAGGTGCAGAAGGTCTATTTCCCCGGTCTGGAAAGCTATGAGCAGCACGATCTGGCCAAACGCCAGATGGATCAGCCCGGCGCGATGATCGCCTTTGAACTGGCCGGCGGGCTGGAGGCAGGCCGCAGCATGATGAACCGATTGGAGATGATCCAGCGTGCCGTGTCACTGGGCGATGCGGAAACCTTGATCCAGCACCCTGCCTCGATGACCCATTCCACCTACACCCCGGAAGAGCGCGCCGAACACCACATCTCGGACGGGTTGATCCGCCTGTCGGTGGGTCTGGAAGAGGTGGCCGATATTCTGGCCGATCTGGATCAGGCCCTGCCCCGCGGGACCGAAGCGCTGGCGGCGGAATAA
- the tnpB gene encoding IS66 family insertion sequence element accessory protein TnpB (TnpB, as the term is used for proteins encoded by IS66 family insertion elements, is considered an accessory protein, since TnpC, encoded by a neighboring gene, is a DDE family transposase.): protein MPSHKVRIFVASDPVDFRKGHDGLAALVQSHLRQKPFDGSVYVFRAKRADRLKLIYWDGSGLVMAYKRLEDNSFTWPAIKNGVMRLEPAQFEALFAGLDWRRVQPLEVTAPAAAE, encoded by the coding sequence ATGCCATCCCATAAAGTGCGGATTTTTGTGGCCAGCGATCCTGTGGACTTCCGCAAAGGTCATGATGGGCTGGCCGCCTTGGTACAGAGCCACCTGCGTCAGAAGCCGTTTGATGGGTCGGTTTATGTCTTCCGTGCCAAGCGGGCAGATCGATTGAAGCTGATCTATTGGGACGGCAGCGGATTGGTGATGGCGTACAAGCGGCTGGAAGATAACAGTTTCACATGGCCTGCGATTAAGAACGGGGTGATGCGTCTGGAGCCAGCCCAGTTTGAGGCTTTGTTCGCAGGTCTGGATTGGCGACGCGTGCAGCCCCTGGAGGTGACAGCTCCGGCTGCGGCGGAGTGA
- a CDS encoding site-specific integrase, which yields MGTITERLKANGKPSFTVQIRKKKNGKVILNLVETFASEQAAKSWLKRREDALKRPGGLERAVKAKTRKSVADCISDYIDASPEGFGKSKSQMLSYFQRLDFGASAIEDLLARDFVKIAMELLSGLQARPVDPQKDTPAHYTFKPRKPQTVNGYMVTLGTLIRFGGPICGVTMPRAEFEEAMRTLQHQKIVMKSAQRTRRPTLDELDLLMNHFVNGYRENPRMVPMHKIVAAAIFETHRQGAILSQTWEDYDLENEEITIRNMKHPRQTQGNDMTLSIQEEARAIIESMPRTDDRIFPYNSDVVSRRFTDACKLLGIEDLHFHDLRHEGISRLFEMGLTIPQVAQISGHQSWQCLKRYTQIKQRGDKYEGWKWWALVTS from the coding sequence ATGGGAACTATCACAGAACGCCTCAAGGCAAATGGCAAACCGAGCTTCACCGTCCAGATCCGCAAGAAGAAAAACGGAAAGGTCATCCTCAACCTGGTCGAGACATTTGCCTCGGAGCAGGCTGCAAAAAGCTGGTTGAAGCGTCGTGAAGACGCCTTGAAAAGGCCGGGCGGCCTGGAACGCGCCGTAAAGGCAAAGACACGCAAAAGCGTTGCCGATTGCATCAGCGACTACATTGATGCCTCCCCTGAAGGTTTCGGCAAATCCAAGTCCCAGATGCTGAGTTATTTTCAGCGACTGGATTTTGGCGCGTCTGCCATCGAAGATCTATTGGCACGGGATTTCGTAAAAATCGCAATGGAGCTTCTGTCCGGGCTTCAGGCGCGCCCCGTTGATCCGCAAAAAGACACGCCTGCACATTACACCTTCAAACCCCGCAAACCGCAAACGGTCAACGGATATATGGTGACCCTGGGCACGCTGATCCGTTTTGGTGGACCGATCTGTGGCGTCACCATGCCGCGCGCTGAATTCGAAGAGGCCATGCGCACCCTTCAACATCAGAAGATCGTCATGAAATCAGCGCAACGAACCCGCCGGCCCACCCTCGATGAACTCGACTTGCTGATGAACCACTTCGTCAACGGCTACAGGGAAAATCCCCGGATGGTACCGATGCACAAAATCGTGGCGGCAGCGATCTTCGAAACCCATCGCCAAGGGGCCATTCTGTCGCAAACCTGGGAAGATTATGATCTGGAGAATGAAGAGATCACCATCCGCAACATGAAACACCCCAGGCAGACCCAGGGAAATGACATGACGCTCTCCATTCAGGAAGAAGCTCGGGCGATCATCGAATCCATGCCTCGCACTGACGACAGGATCTTCCCTTACAACAGTGATGTCGTCAGTCGCCGGTTCACCGATGCCTGCAAACTGCTGGGGATCGAAGACCTGCATTTTCACGATCTTCGCCACGAGGGAATTTCCCGCCTGTTCGAGATGGGACTGACAATCCCCCAGGTAGCTCAGATCTCAGGCCATCAGTCCTGGCAATGTCTCAAGCGCTACACGCAGATCAAACAGCGGGGGGATAAGTATGAAGGTTGGAAATGGTGGGCTTTGGTTACTTCCTAA
- a CDS encoding transketolase has translation MTQTTTLDSQHIAHLKTLEQRLLWLSHWMIHHANHIRPKEDGIKIGGHQASSASMVSIMTALYFSALKPEDRVAVKPHASPIFHAMQYLMGQQTREKMENFRGFGGVQSYPSRTKDIDDVDFSTGSVGLGVAITSFASMVQDYIEAKTWGAGLPLGRMVALVGDAELDEGNVYETLQEGWKNDLRNCWWVIDYNRQSLDGIVREGLFERVEKIFDAFGWDVVRVKYGALQQAAFAEPGGAALRDWIDSCPNQDYSALTFMGGAVWRKRLLDDLGDQGDVTALIERRSDDELAALMENLGGNCVATMAETFASIDHDRPTCFLAYTVKGWGTPIAGHKDNHGGLMNKTQMKAWQAHMGVTEGQEWEPFATVEDAKALQKFLGDVPFFAKGPRRYTDAQLPVPPVAISAEKDISTQAAFGKVLDDLSKGDSALAERIVTTSPDVTGTTNLGPWVNRRKLFAREEQADAFIEHRIPSTAKWEFTPKGQHIELGIAEMNLFLLLGAAGLSHSLFGKRLIPIGTVYDPFVCRGLDALNYACYQDARFMIVGTPSGVTLAPEGGAHQSIGTPLIGMSQDGLAAFEPAFADELAVIMEWAFDYLQRDGEGDPCERTWLRDETGGSVYLRLTTNPIEQPGKRADEDFRQGAIDGAYWLKKPGPNCEVVIAYQGAVAPEAIKAAGIIGEGRRDVGVLAVTSADRLNAGWTAAQRARARGNAKAVSHIERLMGALPRHCKLVTAIDGHPATLAWLGGVEGHQTVSLGVEHFGQTGTIGDLYRHHGIDAASIAEKVRGLTAGRPIPVR, from the coding sequence ATGACCCAGACCACCACACTCGACAGCCAGCACATCGCGCATCTTAAAACGCTGGAGCAGCGCCTTTTGTGGCTATCCCATTGGATGATCCACCACGCCAACCACATCCGCCCGAAAGAGGATGGGATCAAGATCGGCGGGCATCAGGCCTCTTCCGCCTCGATGGTGTCGATCATGACGGCGCTCTATTTCTCGGCGCTGAAGCCTGAGGATCGGGTGGCGGTGAAACCACATGCCTCACCCATTTTCCATGCGATGCAGTACCTGATGGGCCAGCAGACCCGTGAGAAGATGGAAAACTTCCGCGGCTTCGGCGGGGTGCAGAGCTACCCCAGCCGCACCAAAGACATTGACGATGTGGACTTCTCCACCGGCTCCGTGGGCCTGGGGGTCGCGATCACCTCATTTGCGTCGATGGTGCAGGATTACATCGAAGCCAAGACCTGGGGCGCAGGCCTGCCGCTGGGCCGGATGGTGGCGCTGGTGGGGGACGCCGAACTGGACGAAGGCAACGTCTATGAAACCCTGCAGGAGGGGTGGAAAAACGACCTGCGCAATTGCTGGTGGGTGATCGACTATAACCGTCAATCGCTGGACGGCATCGTGCGCGAAGGCCTGTTTGAACGGGTTGAGAAGATCTTTGACGCCTTTGGCTGGGATGTGGTGCGGGTGAAATACGGAGCGCTGCAACAGGCGGCCTTTGCAGAACCGGGCGGCGCGGCGCTGCGCGACTGGATCGACAGCTGTCCCAATCAGGACTACTCGGCGCTGACCTTCATGGGCGGTGCGGTCTGGCGCAAACGGCTGCTGGATGATCTGGGCGATCAGGGAGACGTCACCGCGCTGATCGAACGGCGCAGCGATGACGAACTGGCCGCGCTGATGGAAAACCTTGGCGGCAACTGTGTGGCCACCATGGCGGAAACCTTTGCCAGCATCGACCATGACCGCCCCACTTGTTTCCTGGCCTATACGGTCAAGGGCTGGGGCACCCCCATTGCCGGTCACAAGGACAACCACGGCGGTCTGATGAACAAGACCCAGATGAAGGCCTGGCAGGCCCATATGGGTGTGACTGAGGGTCAGGAGTGGGAGCCTTTCGCGACCGTTGAGGATGCAAAGGCTTTGCAGAAATTCCTTGGCGATGTGCCGTTCTTTGCCAAAGGTCCGCGCCGTTACACGGACGCCCAGCTGCCGGTGCCGCCGGTTGCGATTTCGGCGGAGAAAGACATTTCCACCCAGGCCGCCTTTGGCAAGGTGCTGGATGACCTGTCCAAAGGTGACAGTGCGCTGGCGGAACGGATTGTGACCACCTCACCGGATGTGACCGGCACCACCAATCTTGGCCCCTGGGTCAACCGGCGCAAGCTGTTTGCCCGGGAAGAACAGGCCGATGCGTTCATTGAGCATCGCATCCCCTCCACCGCCAAGTGGGAATTCACCCCAAAAGGTCAGCATATCGAACTGGGCATCGCCGAGATGAACCTGTTCCTGCTCTTAGGCGCGGCGGGGTTGAGCCACAGCCTGTTTGGCAAACGTCTGATCCCCATCGGTACGGTCTATGATCCCTTTGTCTGCCGCGGCCTCGATGCGCTGAACTACGCCTGTTATCAGGATGCACGCTTCATGATCGTCGGCACCCCCTCTGGTGTGACGCTGGCCCCTGAAGGCGGCGCGCATCAGTCGATCGGCACACCGCTGATTGGCATGTCGCAGGACGGTCTGGCCGCCTTTGAACCGGCCTTTGCGGATGAGCTGGCGGTGATCATGGAGTGGGCTTTTGACTATCTGCAGCGCGATGGTGAAGGCGATCCCTGCGAACGCACCTGGCTGCGCGATGAGACCGGCGGCTCGGTCTATCTGCGGCTGACCACCAACCCGATCGAACAGCCCGGCAAACGCGCGGATGAGGATTTCCGTCAGGGTGCCATTGACGGGGCCTATTGGCTGAAGAAACCGGGGCCGAACTGTGAGGTGGTGATCGCCTATCAGGGTGCTGTTGCACCTGAGGCGATCAAAGCGGCGGGGATCATCGGCGAAGGCCGCCGCGATGTCGGCGTGCTGGCCGTGACCTCGGCCGACCGTCTGAATGCCGGCTGGACCGCGGCACAACGTGCCCGCGCCCGTGGCAACGCAAAGGCCGTCAGCCACATCGAACGCCTGATGGGTGCCCTGCCCCGCCACTGCAAACTGGTGACCGCAATTGACGGCCATCCCGCCACCCTGGCCTGGCTGGGCGGGGTCGAGGGCCATCAAACCGTGTCACTGGGGGTCGAGCATTTCGGCCAAACCGGCACCATCGGCGACCTTTACCGCCACCACGGCATCGACGCCGCCTCCATCGCCGAAAAAGTCCGCGGCCTCACTGCCGGCCGGCCTATTCCGGTGCGGTGA
- a CDS encoding Lrp/AsnC family transcriptional regulator, whose translation MADFSNLDPFDIQILQILGREGRLSVQELSDRIGLSPTPVARRIKRLEQEGIITGYAALIDEAALGYEFSVFVSVQLDRQVDDALARFERAVSAMPEVVDCWLMTGDRDYLLRIVTTGLKEFEQVLVERLTKVPGVSSIQSSIPLRRVKGGVARTPPLG comes from the coding sequence GTGGCAGATTTCTCTAATCTTGATCCGTTCGATATTCAGATCCTTCAGATCCTGGGTCGTGAAGGGCGGCTTTCGGTGCAGGAGCTGTCAGACCGTATTGGCCTTAGCCCCACCCCGGTGGCCCGCCGGATCAAACGGCTGGAACAGGAAGGCATCATCACCGGCTATGCGGCCCTGATTGATGAGGCCGCGCTTGGCTATGAGTTTTCGGTCTTTGTCTCAGTGCAGCTGGACCGGCAGGTGGATGACGCTTTGGCGCGGTTTGAACGCGCCGTCAGCGCCATGCCAGAGGTGGTGGATTGCTGGCTGATGACCGGCGATCGCGACTACCTGCTGCGGATTGTCACCACGGGCCTCAAAGAATTCGAACAGGTGCTGGTCGAACGTCTGACCAAGGTGCCGGGTGTGTCCTCCATCCAATCCTCAATCCCACTGCGGCGGGTGAAGGGCGGCGTGGCGCGCACGCCGCCGCTGGGTTAG
- a CDS encoding alpha/beta hydrolase family protein: MFGTFVSNMMIKPGQAPLFDHPQSFDLPFEDVEFSTEDGVTLRGWLIRGGADKVIVQSHFGVQCNRGGWTPKGHGPMPPWKQDIRFLRQAKYLMDQGHSVLMYDLRGHGDSDLGPIPWVSWGPEEAKDVIAAVDFVSARYPSANIGLLSICMGSAATTYAYGRDHGLAERQNIKAMIAVQPLLYSNFVKALGMPGFMVRAGEKVSTARMGFNMAEPNFVLDAPKITVPTLVVQNTNDPWTEMPMVQSYYDALTVDKEMRLIELEKSRFAAYEYLGARPERVMDWFDRHL; the protein is encoded by the coding sequence ATGTTTGGCACGTTTGTTTCCAATATGATGATCAAGCCGGGGCAGGCCCCCTTGTTTGATCATCCCCAATCCTTTGATTTGCCTTTTGAAGATGTTGAGTTTTCCACCGAAGACGGCGTCACCCTGCGGGGATGGCTGATCCGCGGCGGCGCTGACAAGGTGATCGTGCAAAGCCATTTCGGCGTGCAATGCAATCGTGGTGGCTGGACGCCCAAAGGCCATGGCCCGATGCCCCCCTGGAAGCAGGACATCCGTTTTCTCAGGCAGGCCAAATATCTGATGGATCAGGGCCATTCGGTGCTGATGTATGATCTTCGGGGGCATGGGGACAGCGATCTGGGCCCCATTCCTTGGGTCAGCTGGGGCCCGGAAGAAGCCAAAGATGTGATTGCCGCGGTGGATTTCGTCTCGGCCCGGTATCCAAGTGCCAACATCGGACTGCTGTCCATTTGCATGGGGTCGGCGGCCACGACCTATGCCTATGGCCGGGACCACGGGCTGGCAGAGCGTCAAAACATTAAGGCGATGATCGCGGTGCAGCCCTTGCTCTATTCCAATTTTGTCAAAGCCCTCGGCATGCCCGGTTTTATGGTCCGCGCCGGTGAAAAGGTCAGCACCGCACGGATGGGTTTCAACATGGCGGAGCCGAACTTTGTGCTCGACGCCCCCAAGATCACCGTGCCGACGCTGGTGGTGCAAAACACCAATGATCCCTGGACGGAAATGCCAATGGTGCAAAGCTACTATGACGCGCTGACCGTCGACAAAGAAATGCGGCTGATCGAGCTGGAGAAGAGCCGTTTTGCCGCCTATGAATATCTGGGCGCGCGGCCGGAACGGGTGATGGATTGGTTTGACCGCCACCTGTAA
- the tnpC gene encoding IS66 family transposase — translation MRAPDDLPNDIAELKAIIRAQQDQNARLEALVASFKKALFGSKSEKIDPAQYELELEDIETAIAQVEAEIDADERTAPVRPAKPRQTNRGSLPKHLERVEVVIEPDLSCACGTARHVIGEDVSERLDIIPAQFRVIVTRRPKYACRSCEDGITQAPAPPHIIASGMPTEATLAHVLVSKYADHLPLYRQAQIYSRQGIDLDRSTLAAWVGKSAFELAPVYEALMADLKRSTKLFMDETPAPVLAPGRKKTKTGYFWALARDDRPWGGDDPPGVAFTYAPGRSGQHADNILKGFSGTLQVDGYAGYNRLLKRPAQDVRLAYCWAHARRNLHDVTQSSIAPIAQEGLAHIQALYRIEKDLRGLTADQRNAARQERSKPIIDTLELWLAQGRARVSSKSPTGEALKYIAKYWDGLILFLDDGRIELDNNSVERTIRPIALNRKNALFAGHDAGAQNWAAIASLIETCKLNGIEPHAYLCGVLTAIAGGHKQTHINELLPWNYAKTV, via the coding sequence ATGCGTGCCCCTGATGACCTGCCCAACGACATTGCCGAGTTGAAGGCGATCATCCGTGCGCAACAGGATCAGAATGCGCGACTTGAAGCCCTGGTCGCGTCCTTCAAGAAGGCGCTGTTTGGGTCCAAATCCGAGAAGATTGACCCCGCCCAATATGAGTTGGAACTCGAAGATATCGAGACGGCCATCGCGCAGGTCGAAGCCGAGATTGACGCAGACGAACGCACCGCGCCGGTGCGGCCAGCAAAGCCGCGCCAGACAAACCGTGGATCGCTGCCCAAGCATCTGGAACGGGTAGAGGTGGTCATTGAACCTGATCTCTCCTGCGCCTGCGGAACCGCGCGTCATGTCATAGGTGAGGATGTGAGCGAACGTTTGGACATCATCCCTGCACAGTTCCGCGTTATCGTCACCCGTCGCCCCAAATACGCCTGCCGATCCTGCGAGGACGGGATCACTCAGGCCCCAGCACCACCACACATCATTGCAAGCGGCATGCCGACCGAAGCCACTTTGGCGCATGTTCTGGTCTCCAAATACGCGGACCACCTGCCGCTTTATCGACAGGCGCAAATCTACAGTCGCCAGGGCATCGATCTGGATCGCTCGACCTTGGCCGCTTGGGTGGGCAAATCGGCATTCGAGTTGGCCCCGGTCTATGAGGCGCTGATGGCCGATCTGAAGCGCTCAACCAAGCTGTTCATGGACGAGACACCGGCACCGGTTCTGGCCCCAGGGCGGAAAAAGACCAAAACCGGATACTTCTGGGCGCTGGCCCGTGATGATCGCCCATGGGGCGGTGATGATCCGCCCGGTGTGGCCTTCACCTATGCGCCAGGGCGATCCGGCCAGCATGCAGACAATATCTTGAAAGGCTTCAGCGGCACCCTGCAGGTGGATGGCTATGCTGGCTACAACCGCTTGCTCAAACGGCCCGCACAGGATGTGAGGCTGGCCTATTGTTGGGCCCATGCACGCCGCAACTTGCATGATGTTACCCAGTCCAGCATTGCCCCGATCGCGCAGGAGGGTTTGGCGCACATTCAGGCGCTCTATCGCATCGAAAAAGACCTGCGTGGCCTAACCGCAGACCAACGCAATGCTGCACGGCAGGAGCGCTCAAAACCTATCATCGACACCCTCGAGCTTTGGCTTGCCCAAGGTCGTGCCCGTGTCTCGTCCAAATCCCCAACTGGAGAGGCCCTGAAATACATCGCAAAATACTGGGATGGGCTAATCCTGTTCCTCGACGATGGTCGCATCGAACTCGACAACAACTCCGTCGAACGCACCATCCGACCCATTGCTCTAAACCGCAAAAACGCGCTCTTCGCCGGGCACGACGCTGGCGCACAGAACTGGGCCGCCATCGCGTCACTGATCGAGACCTGCAAACTCAACGGTATCGAGCCACACGCATATCTGTGCGGCGTACTCACAGCCATTGCTGGCGGGCACAAGCAAACCCACATCAATGAACTGCTGCCTTGGAACTACGCTAAAACCGTGTGA
- a CDS encoding GIY-YIG nuclease family protein, producing MPRPTLDDIFAEPDEFGLLQVAPQKQVASKSDGGTAVLSDVTRFFEQHGRLPDPDAEDHEEMRLGTIWDKLRQAPTQDMLGADRLGLLTAQEPEHANWRDEPAEDVIPDSLDDIFADDDLEVPAEFSDLRHVTPSAERHQPEHRAEFFPCQNFDQFEAKFSKIQAALEAGERKTRIVEKWAVIEPVAGDVFIRNGLLCLVVERMRKSSGGLSQEDRLRIVLSNGTESDPMVASFRKALNDDKTARSVQKVGLGPLDPDWEADRLAVTGTIYVARSMSDDPNIRPHRGILHKIGVTSQDVKRRVADAKNDPTFLLAPVEIVATYQLENLPREKVESLLHRFFEAARPAELFIVDRFGKKVHPKEWFFVLPAHVSQAVKLIQEGRLHEFWYDVSSQDLVRRDPK from the coding sequence ATGCCGAGACCCACCCTTGATGATATCTTCGCCGAGCCGGACGAGTTTGGCCTTCTTCAAGTCGCCCCTCAGAAGCAGGTTGCGTCGAAATCTGACGGCGGGACAGCTGTCCTCAGCGACGTTACGCGGTTCTTCGAACAGCACGGCCGTCTGCCGGATCCCGACGCCGAAGACCACGAAGAGATGCGCCTCGGAACGATTTGGGACAAGTTGAGGCAAGCCCCAACCCAAGACATGTTGGGGGCGGATAGGCTGGGCCTCTTGACTGCCCAGGAACCTGAACACGCAAACTGGCGCGACGAACCTGCGGAAGATGTTATTCCGGACAGTCTGGACGATATTTTTGCCGATGACGATCTCGAAGTGCCTGCAGAATTCTCGGACCTCCGTCATGTCACACCATCAGCGGAGAGGCATCAGCCGGAACACCGCGCAGAGTTTTTTCCCTGCCAGAATTTCGACCAATTCGAAGCGAAGTTCTCGAAGATTCAGGCGGCTCTGGAAGCAGGTGAGCGGAAAACAAGGATCGTCGAGAAATGGGCGGTTATCGAACCTGTCGCCGGAGATGTATTCATCCGAAATGGGCTTTTGTGCCTCGTGGTTGAGCGGATGCGCAAATCTTCAGGCGGGCTTTCTCAGGAAGATCGGCTACGCATCGTGCTGTCCAACGGAACGGAAAGCGACCCCATGGTCGCTTCATTCCGAAAAGCACTTAACGACGACAAAACCGCCCGTTCAGTTCAGAAAGTCGGGTTGGGGCCACTCGATCCGGACTGGGAGGCTGACCGGCTGGCTGTGACTGGAACGATTTATGTCGCAAGATCCATGTCCGATGATCCTAACATTCGGCCGCACCGCGGCATTCTTCATAAGATCGGCGTGACCAGTCAGGACGTAAAACGTCGGGTGGCCGACGCTAAGAATGACCCAACCTTTTTGTTAGCCCCTGTTGAGATCGTCGCAACATACCAGCTGGAGAATCTGCCCAGAGAAAAAGTCGAGAGCCTGCTTCATCGGTTCTTTGAAGCAGCTCGCCCTGCAGAGCTTTTCATCGTGGATCGCTTTGGCAAGAAGGTACATCCGAAGGAATGGTTTTTTGTCCTGCCAGCACACGTGAGCCAAGCTGTGAAATTGATCCAGGAAGGACGGTTGCATGAGTTTTGGTATGATGTGTCGTCGCAAGATTTAGTCAGACGCGACCCGAAGTAA